Proteins from one Nilaparvata lugens isolate BPH chromosome 10, ASM1435652v1, whole genome shotgun sequence genomic window:
- the LOC111052331 gene encoding transcription factor E2F5, protein MDGSDNSIQFMSRFEKSLGLLTTKFVGLLQQAPEGVLDLKVAADLLMVKQKRRIYDITNVLEGIGLIEKKTKNIIQWKGACKEINSEENTERLTSLRNEIEELEKYENNLDLHTKWIEQSLKNVFEDENNVAKSYLTQEDLCGCFDKDLLTIAIKANEGTRLEVPIRVDQRESGRMYKMQVKSRQPIEVTMINRDDDMCSSDEDDATRDIDLRQAPTSTLLPADDINMDVEMSAVRTEFAQKVCQITHFL, encoded by the exons atGGACGGTTCTGACAACTCAATTCAGTTTATGAGTAGATTCGAAAAATCACTGGGACTTTTGACTACAAAATTCGTCGGTCTTCTACAACAAGCTCCGGAAGGAGTTCTTGATTTGAAAGTG GCTGCCGATCTATTAATGGTAAAACAAAAACGACGAATCTATGATATTACAAACGTGCTTGAAGGAATCGGTCTAATagaaaagaagacgaagaataTAATTCAGTGGAA AGGTGCATGCAAAGAAATCAATTCAGAAGAAAACACAGAAAGACTCACAAGTTTGAGAAATGAAATTGAggaattggaaaaatatgaaaacaatcTTGACTTACACACCAAG TGGATAGAACAGAGTTTGAAGAATGTATTTGAAGACGAAAATAATGTGGCCAAAAGCTATCTTACTCAGGAGGATTTGTGCGGCTGTTTTGACAAAGACTTACTGACGATTGCGATTAAAGCAAATGAAGGAACCAGGTTGGAAGTGCCTATACGGGTTGATCAG CGAGAGAGCGGCCGCATGTACAAGATGCAGGTGAAGTCACGTCAGCCAATCGAAGTGACTATGATCAACAGAGATGACGACATGTGTAGTAGTGACGAGGATGACGCAACACGCGACATCGACCTCCGCCAGGCACCCACCTCCACCCTCCTGCCTGCCGACGACATCAATATGGACGTTGAAATGTCGGCTGTCAGAACTGAGTTTGCGCAGAAGGTTTGTCAAATCACACATTTTCTGTAA